From one Streptomyces sp. CA-210063 genomic stretch:
- a CDS encoding calcium-binding protein translates to MRKRVALGAAITGALALTAVIAPAAQADDKYGNISVSGVSVNGGKAIVLGSTAKKTVKLSFTVTDNSGVKMATGYLFHGKNIDTADSAVLPSKDPFTCKKVTSTKSTCSANFTFTPGSNAINKVAGTWKTWLIAQAKDNNYVQKDNARSFKVLRASQLAGTNAAPEPVKKGATVTVTSKLTRANWDTGVNGGFGGQPVVLQFKAKNASSYKTVKTVKSSSTGALSTTVKAGVDGSYRYVFAGTAATAASNAAGDFIDVK, encoded by the coding sequence TTGCGCAAGCGTGTTGCTCTGGGCGCCGCCATCACCGGTGCCCTGGCTCTGACCGCCGTCATCGCTCCGGCCGCGCAGGCTGATGACAAGTACGGCAACATCTCGGTCTCCGGCGTCTCCGTCAACGGCGGCAAGGCCATCGTCCTCGGCTCAACGGCGAAGAAGACGGTCAAGCTCTCCTTCACCGTCACGGACAACTCCGGCGTCAAGATGGCCACCGGCTACCTGTTCCACGGCAAGAACATCGACACCGCGGACAGCGCTGTCCTGCCGAGCAAGGACCCGTTCACCTGCAAGAAGGTGACCTCCACCAAGTCGACCTGCTCGGCGAACTTCACCTTCACGCCCGGTTCGAACGCCATCAACAAGGTCGCCGGTACCTGGAAGACCTGGCTGATCGCCCAGGCCAAGGACAACAACTACGTCCAGAAGGACAACGCCAGGTCCTTCAAGGTCCTGCGCGCCAGCCAGCTCGCGGGAACCAACGCTGCCCCGGAGCCGGTGAAGAAGGGCGCGACCGTCACCGTCACCAGCAAGCTGACCCGCGCCAACTGGGACACCGGCGTGAACGGCGGCTTCGGTGGCCAGCCGGTGGTCTTGCAGTTCAAGGCGAAGAACGCGTCCTCGTACAAGACCGTCAAGACGGTCAAGAGCTCTTCCACGGGCGCCCTGTCGACCACGGTCAAGGCGGGCGTCGACGGTTCGTACCGTTACGTCTTCGCGGGCACCGCGGCCACGGCGGCCTCGAACGCCGCGGGTGACTTCATCGACGTGAAGTAA
- a CDS encoding futalosine hydrolase: MRILVATAVPAERDAVARAFPGPGTDVPLPATTLHRFRHTGDDAPGSPPSHDDTGSLPPSHASRDNGSPPSGPVYDLLAAGVGPALAAASTAAALTAAALDGRPYALVVSTGIAGGFQPEAPVGSLVLADEITAADLGAETPDGFVPVTELGFGTVTHHPPRALVHAVATATGARTGTVLTVSTVTGSADRATALRARHPRALAEAMEGFGVAEAAAAHTVPVLELRAVSNPVGPRDRAAWRIGDALTALTEAFGKLTPVLESWDPYDPHDPREPGDPHEF, encoded by the coding sequence ATGCGCATCCTCGTAGCCACCGCGGTCCCCGCCGAACGGGACGCGGTGGCACGGGCGTTCCCGGGCCCCGGCACCGACGTACCCCTCCCGGCAACCACCCTCCACCGCTTCCGGCACACCGGCGACGACGCCCCCGGCTCCCCGCCGTCCCATGACGACACCGGTTCCCTGCCCCCGTCTCACGCCAGCCGGGACAACGGCTCCCCGCCCTCCGGCCCCGTCTACGATCTCCTCGCCGCCGGTGTGGGGCCCGCTCTCGCCGCCGCTTCCACCGCCGCCGCGCTGACCGCCGCGGCCCTGGACGGCAGGCCGTACGCGCTGGTCGTCTCCACCGGGATCGCGGGCGGCTTCCAGCCGGAGGCCCCCGTCGGTTCCCTGGTCCTCGCCGACGAGATCACGGCGGCCGATCTCGGCGCCGAGACCCCCGACGGCTTCGTCCCGGTCACCGAGCTGGGCTTCGGCACGGTCACCCACCACCCGCCGCGGGCCCTCGTCCACGCCGTCGCGACCGCCACCGGCGCCCGCACCGGCACCGTGCTGACCGTCTCGACGGTGACCGGCAGCGCGGACCGCGCCACCGCGCTCCGCGCCCGGCACCCGCGCGCCCTGGCCGAGGCGATGGAGGGCTTCGGAGTCGCCGAGGCCGCCGCCGCGCACACCGTCCCCGTCCTCGAACTACGGGCTGTCTCCAACCCGGTCGGCCCGCGCGACCGCGCCGCCTGGCGCATCGGCGACGCGCTCACCGCACTCACCGAGGCCTTCGGGAAGCTGACGCCCGTACTGGAGAGTTGGGATCCATATGACCCCCATGACCCCCGTGAACCCGGTGATCCCCATGAGTTCTGA
- a CDS encoding 1,4-dihydroxy-6-naphthoate synthase, which translates to MSSEALNGTLRMAYSPCPNDTFVFDAWAHGRIPGAPALDVTFADIDVTNAMAERGELDVLKVSYAVLPYVLDTYTLLPCGGALGRGCGPLVLTREPGPDGLDLTGRTVAVPSERSTAYLLFRLWAADTLPGGVGEIVVLPFHEIMPAVRDGKVDAGLVIHEARFTYQNYGLHKLADMGEHWEGTTGLPIPLGAIIAKRALGEETLTRIAETIRASVRAAWDDPEVSRPYVLEHAQEMDPAVADQHIGLYVNEFTADLGEDGYAAVRGLLTRAAAEGLVPPLGPNALDFP; encoded by the coding sequence ATGAGTTCTGAGGCGCTGAACGGCACGCTGCGGATGGCGTATTCGCCCTGCCCCAACGACACCTTCGTCTTCGACGCCTGGGCCCACGGCCGGATTCCCGGCGCGCCCGCGCTCGATGTGACGTTCGCGGACATCGACGTCACCAACGCCATGGCCGAACGCGGTGAACTCGACGTCCTGAAGGTGTCGTACGCCGTCCTGCCGTACGTCCTCGACACATACACGCTGCTGCCCTGCGGCGGCGCGCTGGGGCGGGGCTGCGGTCCGCTGGTGCTGACGCGGGAGCCGGGCCCGGACGGTCTGGACCTCACCGGCCGTACGGTGGCCGTGCCGAGCGAGCGGTCGACCGCGTATCTCCTCTTCCGCCTCTGGGCGGCGGACACACTGCCCGGCGGCGTCGGCGAGATCGTCGTACTGCCGTTCCACGAGATCATGCCGGCCGTGCGGGACGGGAAGGTCGACGCCGGTCTCGTCATCCACGAGGCCCGCTTCACGTACCAGAACTACGGCCTCCACAAGCTCGCCGACATGGGCGAGCACTGGGAGGGCACGACGGGTCTGCCGATCCCGCTGGGCGCGATCATCGCCAAGCGGGCACTGGGCGAGGAGACGTTGACGCGGATCGCCGAGACGATCCGTGCGTCGGTCCGCGCGGCTTGGGACGACCCCGAGGTCTCCCGCCCGTACGTCCTCGAACACGCCCAGGAGATGGACCCGGCTGTCGCCGACCAGCACATCGGCCTGTACGTCAACGAGTTCACGGCGGATCTGGGCGAGGACGGCTACGCGGCGGTCAGGGGCCTGCTCACCCGCGCGGCGGCCGAGGGGCTGGTACCGCCCCTCGGCCCGAACGCGCTGGATTTCCCTTAG
- a CDS encoding NCS1 family nucleobase:cation symporter-1, with protein MTETTDATGAETGSRGTTPVPMPEGYSPRLYNEDLAPATERKWGAFSIFNVWTSDVHSLFGYFLAASLFLVAGNTFKFLIGIGVGSLIIYWLMTLIGNAGVKTGVPYPVLSRASFGTFGANVPALVRAVVATFWYGAQTSAAAGAIVAFLVRYDGPKNLHETSTLFDHTGLEVICYLVVWAAQLLIISKGMETVRRFQDFAGPAVWLMMLILAVGLSVKAGTLSFSVDMSDGELATLAKSATGLDVTPGSFAAIAAIAATWVTYFAALFLNFGDFARFTPDEKTLRKGNVWGLPVNLILFSLVAALTTASASKVYGEVILEPAAISAKFDSAFLVLLAALTFAVATLGINVVANFVSPAFDFANVAPKHITFRRGGLIAAVIALLLYPLHPWDNAPSFVNAIGSTMGPIFGVLVVDYYLLRKAQLNVPDLYKEHGEYRFQGGWNIRAFVAAAIGAVFSSILPVYGPTTYGATLGPYSWFIGVAVAGVIYFAISGAKSPLTPKTAE; from the coding sequence ATGACGGAAACCACGGACGCCACCGGCGCGGAGACCGGGAGCAGAGGTACGACGCCCGTACCGATGCCCGAGGGGTACTCCCCCAGGCTCTACAACGAGGACCTGGCCCCGGCCACCGAACGCAAATGGGGCGCGTTCAGCATCTTCAACGTCTGGACCTCCGACGTACACAGTCTGTTCGGCTACTTCCTCGCCGCCAGCCTGTTCCTCGTCGCCGGGAACACCTTCAAGTTCCTCATCGGCATCGGCGTCGGCTCGCTGATCATCTACTGGCTGATGACGCTCATCGGCAACGCGGGCGTGAAGACCGGCGTCCCGTACCCCGTGCTGTCCCGCGCCTCCTTCGGCACCTTCGGCGCCAACGTCCCCGCGCTCGTCCGGGCGGTCGTCGCCACCTTCTGGTACGGCGCCCAGACCAGCGCGGCGGCCGGCGCGATCGTCGCCTTCCTGGTCCGCTACGACGGCCCGAAGAACCTGCACGAGACGAGCACCCTCTTCGACCACACCGGTCTGGAGGTCATCTGCTACCTCGTCGTCTGGGCCGCCCAGCTGCTGATCATCAGCAAGGGCATGGAGACCGTCCGCCGCTTCCAGGACTTCGCGGGCCCGGCGGTCTGGCTGATGATGCTGATCCTGGCGGTGGGCCTGTCGGTCAAGGCGGGCACGCTCTCCTTCTCGGTGGACATGTCCGACGGCGAACTCGCCACCCTGGCCAAGAGCGCCACCGGCCTGGACGTGACCCCCGGCTCCTTCGCCGCGATCGCCGCCATCGCGGCCACGTGGGTGACGTACTTCGCCGCCCTCTTCCTCAACTTCGGTGACTTCGCCCGCTTCACACCGGACGAGAAGACCCTGCGCAAGGGCAACGTCTGGGGCCTGCCGGTCAACCTGATCCTGTTCTCGCTGGTCGCGGCACTGACCACGGCCTCCGCGAGCAAGGTCTACGGCGAGGTCATCCTCGAACCGGCCGCCATCTCCGCCAAGTTCGACAGCGCGTTCCTCGTCCTGCTGGCCGCCCTGACCTTCGCGGTGGCGACCCTCGGCATCAACGTCGTCGCCAACTTCGTCAGCCCGGCCTTCGACTTCGCCAACGTCGCCCCGAAGCACATCACGTTCCGCCGAGGCGGCCTGATCGCCGCCGTCATAGCGCTGCTGTTGTACCCGCTCCACCCGTGGGACAACGCCCCGAGCTTCGTCAACGCCATCGGCTCGACCATGGGCCCGATCTTCGGCGTCCTGGTCGTCGACTACTACCTGCTCCGCAAGGCCCAGCTCAACGTCCCCGACCTCTACAAGGAGCACGGCGAGTACCGCTTCCAGGGCGGCTGGAACATCCGCGCCTTCGTCGCCGCCGCCATCGGCGCGGTCTTCTCCAGCATCCTCCCGGTCTACGGCCCCACCACGTACGGCGCGACCCTCGGCCCGTACTCCTGGTTCATCGGGGTCGCGGTCGCCGGGGTGATCTACTTCGCGATCAGCGGGGCGAAGAGCCCCCTGACGCCGAAGACGGCCGAATAA
- a CDS encoding sacsin N-terminal ATP-binding-like domain-containing protein has translation MSKFVRPAAEGADPFGTARLRRGVLDAWATSPARFREDANAEEDLVLGGYRDRLVVELAQNAADAAARAKVPGRLRLTLRDGVLVAANTGAPLDAAGVESLSTLRASAKREPADSTGSTGSTDRAVGAVGRFGVGFAAVLAVTDEPAVVGRHGGIRWSLAEARLLAADVARHSPGLGDEIRRRDGHVPLLRLPFAAEGSAPDPYDTVVILPLRDAAAADLAERLLHAIDDALLLALPGLDEVIVENGPSEVRTLRRRVEGPYVVVEDSRDGVTRWRTVAGHGAIEAPLLADRPVEERLRPYWSVTWAVPTGPDGAPVRPRTSPVVHAPTPSDEALGVPALLIASFPLDTTRRHAAPGPLTDFLVQRAADAYAELLAAWQPVTEGIIDLVPGPLGKGELDGALRQAILERLPRTAFLPRAVAPPARDGRLQDAAAAVEAPEADTWPDVPNPFRGREDSGMPSAEGAETDEWADAPFALCPRDAEVVEGAGAETVLVLADVLPSLLPAGLERRAELRTLGVARVPLGDAIDRLAGLEKAPDWWRRLYDSLAGVDPDRLSGLPVPLADGRTTIGPRQVLLPIPDGPQTGPEILARLGLKVAHPDAAHPLLEKLGALPATPRAVLTTPQVRAAVAASLDDEGGVWDEEDGRPDADELAELVLTLVRDAALDPGDEPWLGALALPDEDGELAPAGELVLPGSPFAQVMRQDELAFVDAELADRWGEQPLAACGVLADFALVRATDVVLDPDELEPRDGDFAEPDDAGLLDAVDVWCEDILDRFPDSPVPPVATELVAVRDLDLVDEDRWPEALALLARPPLRDALVQPVRILLPDGTHEVVRPYTAWWLRGNPVLDGRRPAGLLAAGGDPLLHGLYDEADATGFDDEQVLRALGVRTSVAALLDEPGGAAELLDRLADPDRPVSSAQLHGLYSALADLDPEQVTLPDDLRAVVDGEVTVVDAADAVVVDSPDLLPFTSGVPLLPVRPARAAELAELFQVRRLSESVTGEVDSEGTEHDVPESVRVLLGPATPSSYVEHEELVVDGVELDWRRTRDGVLHASTVEGVAAGLAWAAGQWPRRFEVAALLEDPSRTQELARDRWFD, from the coding sequence GTGAGCAAGTTCGTGCGGCCGGCGGCCGAGGGTGCGGACCCGTTCGGGACGGCTCGGCTGCGGCGGGGCGTGCTCGATGCCTGGGCGACCAGTCCGGCCAGGTTCCGTGAGGATGCCAACGCCGAGGAGGATCTCGTCCTCGGCGGCTACCGGGACCGTCTCGTCGTGGAGCTGGCGCAGAACGCCGCCGACGCGGCGGCCAGGGCGAAGGTCCCGGGGCGGCTGCGGCTCACCCTCCGGGACGGCGTCCTCGTCGCCGCCAACACCGGCGCCCCGCTCGACGCGGCCGGCGTCGAGTCGCTGTCCACACTGCGCGCGTCCGCGAAACGGGAGCCCGCTGACAGCACGGGCAGCACGGGCAGCACTGACCGCGCTGTCGGCGCGGTGGGCCGGTTCGGGGTCGGATTCGCCGCCGTGCTCGCCGTCACCGACGAGCCCGCTGTCGTCGGGCGGCACGGCGGTATCCGGTGGTCGCTCGCCGAGGCCCGGCTGCTGGCCGCCGACGTCGCCCGGCACAGCCCGGGGCTGGGGGACGAGATCCGCCGACGGGACGGGCATGTGCCGCTGCTGCGGCTGCCGTTCGCGGCCGAGGGAAGCGCGCCGGACCCGTACGACACCGTCGTCATCCTGCCGCTGCGCGACGCGGCCGCCGCCGATCTCGCCGAGCGGCTGCTGCACGCGATCGACGACGCGTTGCTCCTCGCCCTGCCCGGCCTCGACGAGGTGATCGTCGAGAACGGCCCCAGCGAGGTACGGACGTTGCGACGGCGCGTGGAGGGGCCGTACGTCGTCGTGGAGGACTCGCGGGACGGGGTCACGCGCTGGCGTACCGTCGCCGGGCACGGGGCGATCGAGGCCCCGCTGCTCGCGGACCGGCCCGTCGAGGAGCGGCTGCGGCCGTACTGGTCGGTGACCTGGGCGGTGCCGACCGGGCCCGACGGCGCGCCGGTACGGCCGCGCACCAGCCCCGTCGTGCACGCGCCCACACCCAGCGACGAGGCCCTCGGCGTGCCCGCGCTGCTCATCGCCTCCTTCCCCCTGGACACGACCCGGCGGCACGCCGCGCCCGGGCCGCTCACCGACTTCCTCGTGCAGCGCGCGGCGGACGCGTACGCCGAACTCCTCGCCGCCTGGCAGCCGGTGACCGAGGGGATCATCGACCTCGTGCCCGGCCCGCTGGGCAAGGGCGAGCTGGACGGCGCCCTGCGTCAGGCGATCCTGGAGCGGCTGCCGCGGACCGCGTTCCTGCCGCGTGCGGTGGCGCCGCCCGCGCGGGACGGCCGGCTCCAGGACGCCGCGGCGGCGGTGGAAGCCCCGGAAGCCGACACCTGGCCCGACGTCCCCAATCCCTTCCGGGGCCGCGAGGACTCCGGCATGCCGTCCGCCGAGGGCGCCGAGACCGACGAGTGGGCCGACGCACCCTTCGCGCTCTGCCCCCGGGACGCCGAGGTCGTCGAGGGTGCCGGGGCCGAGACCGTATTGGTGCTCGCGGACGTCCTGCCCAGCCTTCTGCCCGCCGGGCTCGAACGGCGTGCCGAGCTGCGGACGTTGGGTGTCGCGCGTGTGCCGCTGGGTGACGCGATCGACCGGCTCGCGGGCCTGGAGAAGGCGCCCGACTGGTGGCGGCGGCTCTACGACAGCCTCGCGGGCGTCGACCCGGACCGGTTGTCCGGACTCCCGGTGCCGCTCGCGGACGGGCGGACCACGATCGGGCCCCGGCAGGTGCTCCTGCCGATCCCCGACGGGCCGCAGACGGGCCCCGAGATCCTCGCCCGCCTCGGTCTGAAGGTCGCGCACCCGGACGCCGCGCATCCGCTGCTGGAGAAGCTGGGCGCCCTGCCCGCGACCCCGCGCGCCGTGCTCACGACTCCGCAGGTGCGGGCCGCCGTCGCCGCCTCCCTGGACGACGAGGGCGGCGTGTGGGACGAGGAGGACGGCCGTCCGGACGCCGACGAACTCGCGGAGCTGGTCCTGACCCTCGTCCGCGACGCCGCCCTCGACCCGGGCGACGAGCCCTGGCTCGGCGCCCTCGCCCTCCCCGACGAGGACGGCGAACTGGCCCCCGCCGGTGAACTCGTCCTCCCCGGCAGCCCCTTCGCCCAGGTCATGCGCCAGGACGAACTCGCCTTCGTGGACGCCGAGCTGGCCGACCGCTGGGGCGAACAGCCGCTGGCCGCCTGCGGAGTCCTGGCCGACTTCGCCCTCGTACGCGCCACCGACGTCGTCCTCGACCCGGACGAACTGGAGCCGCGCGACGGGGACTTCGCCGAACCCGACGACGCGGGGCTGCTCGACGCGGTGGACGTGTGGTGCGAGGACATCCTCGACCGGTTCCCGGACAGCCCGGTACCGCCCGTCGCGACCGAGCTCGTGGCCGTGCGCGACCTGGACCTCGTCGACGAGGACCGCTGGCCGGAGGCGCTCGCCCTGCTCGCCCGGCCGCCGCTGCGCGACGCCCTCGTCCAGCCCGTACGGATCCTGCTCCCGGACGGCACGCACGAGGTCGTACGCCCGTACACGGCTTGGTGGTTGCGCGGGAACCCGGTCCTGGACGGCCGCCGCCCGGCGGGCCTCCTCGCGGCCGGCGGTGACCCGCTTCTGCACGGCCTGTACGACGAGGCCGACGCCACCGGCTTCGACGACGAGCAGGTGCTGCGGGCGCTGGGCGTGCGTACGTCGGTGGCCGCGCTCCTGGACGAGCCGGGCGGCGCCGCCGAGCTGCTGGACCGTCTGGCCGACCCGGACCGCCCGGTCAGCTCGGCTCAACTGCACGGCCTGTACAGCGCGTTGGCCGACCTCGACCCCGAACAGGTGACCCTGCCGGACGACCTGCGGGCCGTGGTGGACGGCGAGGTGACCGTCGTGGACGCGGCCGACGCCGTGGTCGTCGACTCCCCCGACCTGCTGCCCTTCACCTCCGGCGTCCCCCTCCTCCCCGTACGGCCCGCGCGGGCCGCCGAGCTGGCCGAGCTGTTCCAGGTGCGGCGGCTGAGCGAGTCGGTGACGGGCGAGGTGGACTCGGAGGGCACGGAACACGACGTACCGGAGTCGGTACGGGTCCTGCTGGGCCCGGCCACGCCCTCGTCGTACGTCGAACACGAGGAACTGGTCGTGGACGGCGTTGAGTTGGACTGGCGCCGGACCCGGGACGGCGTGCTGCACGCTTCGACCGTGGAGGGCGTCGCGGCCGGCCTGGCCTGGGCGGCGGGCCAGTGGCCGCGCCGCTTCGAGGTGGCCGCGCTGCTGGAGGACCCGTCCAGGACTCAGGAGTTGGCGCGGGACCGCTGGTTCGACTGA
- a CDS encoding MFS transporter — translation MTGAVRSVGRALHLPVTGPARGIRRATHAHGAGESGLGKLIELHGVNGAGDVMITVSLASTVFFSVPTDEARGRVALYLAITLAPFALLAPVIGPLLDRLPHGRRAAMAGAMLARALLALVLVGAVETGSLQLYPAALGVLVASKAYGVVRSAVVPRLLPPRFSLVKANSRVTLCGLLATGVAAPIGAGLQALGSQWPLYGAFVIFIAGTVLSFTLPSKVDSAKGEDIALLAADPEHLHGPHRSSTRLRPGLRTVGPAVTHALGANAALRCLSGFLIFFLAFLLREHPLHGQSAAVSLGMVAVAAGTGNALGTAVGAWVKQRSPELIVVTVVAVELGVAITAALFFGTFFIAALGAVAGFSQALSKLSLDALIQRDVPEPVRTSAFARSETLLQMSWVVGGAIGIALPLNGTLGLSVAATIVAAGWLTTVRGLLSSARHSDAPRARVA, via the coding sequence GTGACCGGGGCCGTCCGCTCGGTGGGCCGTGCCCTGCATCTGCCGGTGACAGGGCCGGCCCGCGGCATCCGCAGGGCGACGCACGCGCACGGCGCCGGCGAATCCGGCCTCGGCAAACTCATCGAACTGCACGGTGTGAACGGCGCGGGCGACGTGATGATCACCGTCTCCCTCGCCTCCACGGTCTTCTTCTCCGTCCCCACGGACGAGGCCCGAGGCCGCGTCGCCCTCTACCTCGCCATCACCCTCGCCCCCTTCGCCCTCCTCGCCCCCGTCATCGGCCCCCTCCTGGACCGCCTCCCGCACGGCCGCCGCGCCGCGATGGCCGGCGCGATGCTGGCCCGCGCCCTGCTCGCGCTGGTCCTCGTCGGCGCCGTCGAGACCGGCAGCCTCCAGCTCTACCCCGCCGCGCTGGGCGTCCTGGTCGCGTCGAAGGCGTACGGGGTGGTGCGCAGCGCGGTCGTGCCACGGCTGCTCCCGCCCCGGTTCTCCCTGGTGAAGGCCAACTCCCGGGTCACCCTCTGCGGTCTGCTCGCCACCGGCGTGGCCGCGCCCATCGGCGCGGGACTGCAGGCACTCGGCTCCCAATGGCCGCTCTACGGCGCCTTCGTGATCTTCATCGCGGGTACGGTCCTCTCCTTCACGCTCCCCTCGAAGGTCGACTCGGCGAAGGGCGAGGACATCGCGCTGCTCGCCGCCGACCCCGAGCATCTGCACGGCCCGCACCGCAGCAGCACGCGTCTGCGCCCGGGGCTGCGGACGGTCGGCCCGGCGGTCACCCACGCGCTCGGCGCGAACGCGGCCCTGCGCTGTCTCTCCGGCTTCCTGATCTTCTTCCTGGCGTTCCTGCTGCGCGAACACCCGCTGCACGGGCAGAGCGCCGCCGTCTCGCTGGGCATGGTGGCCGTGGCGGCCGGTACGGGAAACGCGCTCGGCACGGCCGTGGGAGCGTGGGTGAAGCAGCGTTCGCCGGAACTGATCGTCGTCACCGTCGTCGCCGTCGAACTCGGTGTGGCGATCACGGCGGCCCTGTTCTTCGGCACGTTCTTCATCGCCGCCCTCGGCGCGGTCGCCGGCTTCTCGCAGGCCCTGTCGAAGCTGTCCCTGGACGCCCTGATCCAGCGGGACGTCCCCGAACCGGTCCGGACCTCCGCCTTCGCCCGCTCCGAGACCCTGCTCCAGATGTCGTGGGTGGTCGGCGGCGCCATCGGTATCGCCCTCCCCCTCAACGGCACCCTCGGCCTGTCCGTGGCCGCCACGATCGTCGCCGCCGGCTGGCTCACCACGGTCCGCGGCCTCCTCTCCTCCGCCCGCCACAGCGACGCGCCCCGCGCCCGGGTGGCCTGA
- a CDS encoding DUF3027 domain-containing protein, whose amino-acid sequence MSAATTRSRTPDRLCAEAVDLARSAAEEAAAPGVVGEHAGLVSEGDRVVTHFFECKEMGYRGWRWAVTVARASRAKSVTLDEVVLLPGPDALLAPEWVPWSERLRPGDMGPGDLLPTDAEDLRLEPGYTGEDEPLPNSPVSHDMAELVEAEDAEVTAGTPAHLPLAPTRGSIAAVAEELGMRRARVLSRYGLHTAADRWEEGFGAKTAMAQAAPASCVSCGFLVPIGGSLGQAFGVCANEYAPADGRIVSLTYGCGGHSEAAVMPKPPQPAPPRLDETRVDPFPLRPSPDSGSVPVGVDETEAEADLGHS is encoded by the coding sequence GTGAGCGCAGCGACCACGCGAAGCCGCACCCCCGACCGCCTGTGTGCCGAGGCCGTCGACCTTGCCCGCTCCGCCGCCGAGGAGGCCGCCGCCCCCGGTGTGGTGGGCGAGCACGCGGGGCTCGTCTCCGAGGGCGACCGTGTTGTCACGCACTTCTTCGAGTGCAAGGAGATGGGCTACCGCGGCTGGCGCTGGGCCGTCACCGTCGCCCGGGCCTCCCGCGCGAAGTCCGTGACGCTGGACGAGGTGGTCCTGCTCCCGGGCCCCGACGCGCTGCTCGCACCGGAGTGGGTGCCGTGGAGCGAGCGGCTCCGGCCCGGTGACATGGGTCCCGGCGATCTGCTGCCCACCGACGCCGAGGACCTGCGGCTGGAGCCCGGGTACACCGGCGAGGACGAGCCGCTGCCGAACTCCCCGGTCTCGCACGACATGGCCGAACTGGTCGAGGCGGAGGACGCCGAGGTCACCGCCGGTACGCCGGCGCATCTGCCGCTCGCGCCGACCCGGGGGTCGATCGCCGCGGTCGCCGAGGAACTGGGCATGCGGCGGGCCCGCGTCCTGTCCCGGTACGGGCTGCACACGGCCGCGGACCGGTGGGAGGAAGGGTTCGGGGCGAAGACCGCGATGGCCCAGGCGGCACCCGCGTCCTGCGTGAGCTGCGGCTTCCTCGTGCCGATCGGGGGGTCGCTCGGGCAGGCCTTCGGGGTGTGCGCGAACGAGTACGCGCCGGCGGACGGGCGGATCGTCTCCCTGACGTACGGGTGCGGGGGGCACTCGGAGGCCGCGGTCATGCCGAAGCCGCCGCAGCCGGCTCCGCCGCGGCTCGACGAGACGCGGGTGGATCCGTTCCCGCTGCGGCCGTCGCCGGATTCGGGGTCGGTGCCGGTGGGAGTCGATGAGACCGAGGCCGAGGCCGACCTGGGGCACTCGTAG